AGCCACATACAATATTTACTCAAAATTTACTGACCCCTGACCCCTGAACCCTGATTCTATGAAATACATCATCCTCGGCACAGCCGGACATATCGACCACGGCAAATCAAGCCTCGTCAAGGCGCTCACCGGCACGGACCCGGACCGTCTGAAGGAAGAGAAGGAGCGCGGCATCACCCTTGACCTCGGGTTCGCGTCCCTCGACCTTCCGGGCGGCAACCGCCTCGGCATCGTGGATGTGCCCGGCCATGAAGGGCTCATCAAGAACATGCTTGCCGGCGTCGGCGGCATGGACATCGTGATGCTCGTGATCGCCGCGGACGAAGGCGTCATGCCCCAGACCCGGGAGCATCTTGCCATCTGCGATCTCCTTCGCGTGAAAAAGGGACTGATCGTGCTGACGAAAATGGACATGGTGGACAAGGACTGGCTCACGCTCGTGCAGGACGAGGTCCGCGAGGTGGTCAAAGGCACGTTCCTCGAAAAGTCCCCTCTGGTCCCGGTCTCATCCAAGACAGGCGAGAACCTGCCGCTTCTCGTCCAGGAGCTCGGCAAGCTCGCGGCCGAGGTGTCTCCCAAGTCATCGAACGGCATCCTTCGTCTCCCCATCGACCGGGTCTTCACCATGAAAGGTTTCGGCACGGTCATCACCGGCACCCTGCTTTCCGGCACGATCAGCGCGGAACAGGAAGTCGAGATCCTGCCGAAGGGAACCAAAACAAAAGTACGCGGTATCCAATCCCACAACCAGGCGGCCCAGCGCGCCGTGGCGGGCCAGCGTACTGCCGTGAACCTTCAGGGGATCGAGAAAGACCAGCTCTCACGCGGCGACACCATCGTAAGCCCCGGGTTCTTCAAGCCGACCAAGACCCTCGACGCAAAGCTCGACCTTCTGAAGCAGTCGCCCCGCGGGCTCAAGACCGGTTCGCGTGTCCGGTTCTATAACAGCACCCAGGAGGCCATCGGCAGGATCACGGTCCTCGGAACGAACCAGCTTGCGCCGGGTGAGGAGGCCTTTGTACAACTCCGGCTGGAACAACCCGTGATCATCCAGCAGGGAGACCGGTATATCCTGCGCTTCTACTCTCCCATGGAAACACTCGGCGGCGGCGTGGTGCTGAATCCTCATACGCGTCGTCACAAACCTTCAGCGATGAAGGAGTCTCTCGCGAACCTCGGCATTCTTGAAAAGGGAAAAGCCGAGGAGCGGCTGGCGCTCTTGATATCCGGCAAAGGCCTTACGGGAATGGAAGAGAACGAGGCCGTCGGCACCATCGCCGCTGACAAGCAGGAGACCGTTTCCGCGCTCGCATCCCTGGCGCAGAAAAAAATTGTTCTGCGGGTCGACAATCTCTACGTGCACACATCCCATCTTGCGGCGCTCGAGAAAAAGACGCTTGACCTCATCAAGGTATTCCACAAGGACAATCCTCTCAAAGCCGGTCTGGACAAGGAAGAGCTCAAGGGAATGCTGCGCATGAGGATAAACCCGAAGGTCCTGAACACGACCATCGAAGGCCTCTTGAAGAAGAAGGAATTGGAGTCTGAAGGCTCCAAGCTCAAGGTCCCGGGGTTCAAGGCGGCAGGCGGCAAGATCAATGAAGAGGTCAAGAACAGGATCGTCGAGGCGATCAAGAAAGGCGGCACCCAGCCCCCGCTCAGGGAAGAGCTCCCCGCCCTTTTCAGCATCTCGGACAAGGACGCAAGGGACCTGCTGAAACTGCTCGCTGATGAAAGCCGTATTGTCCGGATCACGGACTCGGTCCATCTTGACAAGGATGTGATGGAGAAGATCAAGGCAGATCTGATAAAGTATCTTCAGGAAAAGAAAGAGATCACCATGGGCGAGTTCCGGGACCTGGCAAAGACCTCCCGCAAGTTCGCCGTGCCGCTCATGGAATACTTCGACACGCAAAAGCTGACGCAGCGGGTCGGGGACAAGAGGATGCTGCGGGGGTGATCAGCATTTCATGAATAGTTGCCTTGCCTTTTCAAAGGGTTTGTAGTATGATTTTTTCAAGGGAGAATGATCATGTCGAAAGGTTCAACCATAGAAAAAATCGAGAAGGAGATTGATAAACTTCCGCAGGAAGACCGGGTATGACCATCGCTGAAGAGCTGAGTCGGCTTAATTCCCTCTTTATTGATACCGCGCCCATCATCTATTACATTGAAGCTCATCCCCAGTTCGGGCCCCTTACCAAAGAAGTTTTCGACGCATTCCTCACCAATGACAAGAAGCTCAAGAAGATCAAAGAAATTAAAGTCCTTGTATTGACAGATTTTACGACCACTGCATAATAGTCTTGCAGGTTGTGCAATGCACTTTCCCAAGCCCAACGAATAAAATATTGTTACCTGTAGGGCAAGGCTTTAGCCTTGCTTTAAGCAACCCTGAAGGGTTGCCCTACAAATGATATAGCAACAATTATTGCGTTTGTATTAATGATAGAGAATTTGCTATGCGAAAACGATCTGTTTCAGGCGCCAGATTCCTGCCGAAAGGCCTCGCGATCCTTTACGAGGACAAAGACATCCTTGTGGTGGATAAACCAGCGGGCCTGTTGACCGTTGCCACGGAGCGGGAAAAATCACTCACCGCCCATTCCATTTTAACGGATTACTTCCGCACGGGTTGCGGCAGATCACGAAAACGTCTTTTTGTCGTTCACCGGCTCGACCGGGACACCTCCGGGGTACTCATCTTCGCAAAAAGCGATGAAGCGAAGTTCCGTTTGCAGGACCGGTGGAAACAAACAAGGAAAAAATATCTTGCCGTAGTGTATGGCACGTGTGAGAAGAGCTCGGGGACCATCACCACCTACCTGGCAGAGGACAAAGCATATAACGTTTACTCTACCTCCGACAGCACGAAAGGCAAGCTTGCCCAAACGGCGTATACCGTGCTCAGGATGATAAAAGGCCTTTCTCTGCTGGAGCTGGACCTGTTGACCGGAAGGAAGAACCAGATCCGGGTGCATCTGGCGGGAATTGGACACCCGATAGTCGGAGACACGAAGTACGGCCACGTGGATGATCCGGCTTCCCGCATGGCTCTTCATGCCAGATCGATCTCCTTCAAACATCCCTTCAGCGATAAACAGCTCAGCTTCGAATCAACAGTTCCTGATTTTTTTACAACTCTGGTGGGTCGCATCGATAGTGAGAACAGCCCGACAATCCCCCCGCCTGTTCAGACACTGCGAATATCGGCCAATCAGCCGGGCAGGCCGGGTAGAGTAAAGCGAAACCCGACACAATGAAATAAGCAGCGAGTCCGGAACGACGTGCAGAGGACGCGCGTCTCCCCCCTGCGTTAACAGTTGCCAAAATCAGGAAATACATAAAGGTAAAGGTAATCAACACTTCAGCAAAATTCATATCTGTTTTTCTCCAGCCTCTTTTCCAACAGACTGCCAGGTGATATACTGTAATAAATAATCCGTATTATGCCGATACAAGAATCCTCAATAATAAAAACCCTCTTCCGCTCCCTGCGTCACCGGAACTTTCGGTCGTTCTGGTCCGGTCAGTTTATATCTCTCATCGGCACCTGGATGCAGCTGTGGAAGATTCCATTCCTTGAAACGATAATATTGTCAACCTGCGTATCGCTGCTATCGTACCTGCCTTGTATCATCCGGAAGCATTGACAGAGAGCCAAATCGGACAGACATCCGCAATAAAACACGTCACTAATCCAATGCATGCACTCTACGCTCAGTGCCATATATAGAATATATCTATTTCCAGCTTGAGAAGTGCTGTCAAGTGGGGTTCCCTCCAGTTGGAACCGGGGGATAGTAAGTCGCGGGATTCACCTTTCATCTTGACATTCCTCAGTCGTATGTGTTAATACTTTCTTAATACTTTTATGATTATTTTGAGTCAACTCCATATCATTTTTTCCAGGCGTCTCTATTGCAAGGCAATAGCTGTGGCACAGCTTATAGTTATGGTATTGCTTGTGGCGCCGGCCTGCTGTTACGAGCTGGAGCCAGGCCTTAAAAAGGCCGACGTAAACCATTCCGCGAAATCGAATGATGCTGACCAGGGCAAAGACCCGTGCTGCCCCGATGAAAACAAACCAGATTCCGATAACTGCACGTCCTGCGGTTGTTGCTCATCTTATGCTCCGTTAACCCCGGCAATTTCCGCCAACAATGATCCTTCAATAGCTCAACTGATTTCTCTGGAACAGTTTACGATTTTGCCTGACGTCAATATCCCCATTTTTATACCTCCGCAAAACCTCGCCTAACCCCAATTGAACACAGACAACCTGAGTTGATTCTCCATAGGAGATGAAACACCGATGGCCCGAGTGATAGAAATCTCAGCGGCAATCGCTGCGGAACTTCGGCCGTGAACAGCGTTGCAGGTGCACTGTTCTGTTTTGTTGAGACGCGGCGGAAATGCGCGAAGCGACTGTTTGAAGCCGCCGATGCCGTCGTTCAGCTCGTCTCAGCCAACGAAAGATGGTCAACAAACTATTCCATAATAAAAGGAGAACTATCATGCGTCGTTCAATTCTGCTGTCAATCGTCCTGTTCGTATCCCTATCAGTATCCGCTTATGCGGCAGAGTCCGCCAAACCGGCCAAGGACCTTCATGGTGCGAAAGAAGCCAAGCCGGGTTCTTACGAAGACTGGTGCGGTGAGCACGGAGTTCCCGAGTCTCTGGACACTCGCTGTGACAAGTCGCTTATCCCGGCCTTCAAGGCTACCGGCGATTGGGACGAAAAGCACGGTCTGCCCAAATCCCAGTGCAAGAAGTGCAACCCGCAACTGAACATCGTACGTCCGCCCAAAGGGAGCAAGTGACATGCGCCGGTTAGCCATTCTGGTAACGCTCATTGCTCTTGCCGCGATCTCCGGTTGCAGCAAGAAGGAGACTGCAACAGCGCCGATGGCGGTCAAACAGTCGGCTGCCGATCCCCGGAAGGCTGCT
This genomic window from Nitrospirota bacterium contains:
- the selB gene encoding selenocysteine-specific translation elongation factor → MKYIILGTAGHIDHGKSSLVKALTGTDPDRLKEEKERGITLDLGFASLDLPGGNRLGIVDVPGHEGLIKNMLAGVGGMDIVMLVIAADEGVMPQTREHLAICDLLRVKKGLIVLTKMDMVDKDWLTLVQDEVREVVKGTFLEKSPLVPVSSKTGENLPLLVQELGKLAAEVSPKSSNGILRLPIDRVFTMKGFGTVITGTLLSGTISAEQEVEILPKGTKTKVRGIQSHNQAAQRAVAGQRTAVNLQGIEKDQLSRGDTIVSPGFFKPTKTLDAKLDLLKQSPRGLKTGSRVRFYNSTQEAIGRITVLGTNQLAPGEEAFVQLRLEQPVIIQQGDRYILRFYSPMETLGGGVVLNPHTRRHKPSAMKESLANLGILEKGKAEERLALLISGKGLTGMEENEAVGTIAADKQETVSALASLAQKKIVLRVDNLYVHTSHLAALEKKTLDLIKVFHKDNPLKAGLDKEELKGMLRMRINPKVLNTTIEGLLKKKELESEGSKLKVPGFKAAGGKINEEVKNRIVEAIKKGGTQPPLREELPALFSISDKDARDLLKLLADESRIVRITDSVHLDKDVMEKIKADLIKYLQEKKEITMGEFRDLAKTSRKFAVPLMEYFDTQKLTQRVGDKRMLRG
- a CDS encoding RluA family pseudouridine synthase, yielding MRKRSVSGARFLPKGLAILYEDKDILVVDKPAGLLTVATEREKSLTAHSILTDYFRTGCGRSRKRLFVVHRLDRDTSGVLIFAKSDEAKFRLQDRWKQTRKKYLAVVYGTCEKSSGTITTYLAEDKAYNVYSTSDSTKGKLAQTAYTVLRMIKGLSLLELDLLTGRKNQIRVHLAGIGHPIVGDTKYGHVDDPASRMALHARSISFKHPFSDKQLSFESTVPDFFTTLVGRIDSENSPTIPPPVQTLRISANQPGRPGRVKRNPTQ